Genomic DNA from Turicibacter faecis:
TTGGTCCATCATAACCAAGTTCTGATCCATTACGCATCGCACCGACGACAACAACTGGTTTTTCAGAGTCAATGCACACATCTAAAAGAAACGCTGTTTCCTCTAAATTATCCGTTCCGTGTGTCACAACAACCCCCACAATGTCTTCTTGTGACAATTTAGATTCAACGACCTCTTTTAATTCCATCATTTTTTCCGGCGTCATATGCGGACCCGGAAGTTTACCAAATTCGACAATATCAAGTTCAGCCACTTGATCAATATTCGTGACCATTGACATGATATCCTCACTTGACATCGAAGGAATCGCGGCCTTCAGACGTGGGTCTACTTTCATTGAAATGGTTCCACCTGTAAAAATCACTGCTACTTTGTTTGCCATAAAAAAAGCCTCCACGTTCATTAGTTTTTATCGTACTACATAATATTGTACTCATTATACATAGGTGTTGCAACTATTTGTCAAAAAATAGAAAACAATTTCCTTAACCCCTTATTTTTGATAACCAAGAACAAATTCATCATGACGTTCACGAAAAAGCAGCGGGAGAAAAAAGGGGGGGCATAACCATTAAAGGGTAGCAGGCACCGAACGGTGAGCTAAACCGATCACCACATCATCAAGATGAAGTAATCCAATACTTAAAAAGACGCATACCGTTAAATGTTCTCCGCATCGCGCAATGGAAATCTTTCCTCCAGCATTCAGTCCTGTCGCTTTCATTGAAACTTGCATAATTGCATCACGAGCAGCACCTGCAACAGCCCCATCTAACACACAGGACTCCTTTGTCACATGCGTTTTCCGTGCGGCAATAATCGCACGTTCAATGATTTTTGGGATAGACTGAATCAAATTGCCACCAATATCAACAGCTGTTACTTGAATGCCTTGTCTATTTAAATCTTTAATTAGCTGCTCCTCCTCCTGACGACTAGACGTCATTGAAACTCGGACAGCAGCTTTAGCAACATCTAAACTACTAAATGACTTCATCGTGTAAAATCCTCCTTATATTAAATAACTATATATAGACGCCGAAATCGACCCGCGAGCCAAAAAGGATTCTACCTCAATAGCGGTACCCTATAGCTTTATCAGAGCATCAACTAAGTATTATGGGGTCACCTAACATTCATCATTTTATTTTAAAGAACTATCTCTTTAAGATTACACCTTTTTTCAATAAAATACAAAGTTTTTTCGATCTTTTTAAAACAAAAAAAAACACCATTGCCGGTCAATGGTGTTTTAGGAATGTAGGTAAAGATAAGGAGTGTGAGCACAAAATTGGCTCAAATCTATTATACGTTCAATTGGATAAGGCTTCAATAAAATCTCGTGACTGAAACTAAACAAATCTAATGGAATTGAAAGAGGATTCCCTTTTCTTACAACTTCAACTCGCTTTCGACACAAAAAGGACACATTTTATTCTTACTCTTCGGTAGAATAGGGGATTTTGTAGATTTTTTAAAAGAGGTTAGGGTCAATTCGATTGGTTGTAGACTTTAACGCAGAGTGGGCGGGTCCCGATACGACCGCCCCGGTTACATCAAGTCGTGAACCATGACAAGGGCAATCCCAAGTTCGTTCGGCACGATTAAAGGATAGTTCACATCCCAGATGAGGACACGTAAGATCAACCATCCATGTTTCACCTTGCTCATCCATATAAACCCCATATTTTCCTTCATCCAGTTTCAAAACAACCGCTTCACCTGGGGTAAGTTGGGATAAGTCTTCTTCCGCTCTTAACTTTCCTTTAACGAGCTCCCACGCCGTTTGGGCATTATAACGAATAAGGTTTTTGATTTGAAGGGCGATGTGTTGACGGTTAGGGTTAAAAAGAGAGGCATACGGCGACTCTTGTCCTAAAATTAAATCTTTCAATAAAAGCGCAGCAACCGTCGAAGTCGTCATCCCCCATTTTTTAAATCCAGTTGCAACAAAAATCTGATCGCCTTGTTTCATCTGACCAATATACGGAAGACGGTCAACGGTGTCATAATCTTCTGTTGACCAACGATACGAAATATTTGAAGGGGCAAAGTGTTGCGTTGCAAACCTTGTCAGCGCCTCATATCGAGTCTTTGTCTCTTTTTCTGTTCCGGTGCGATGATCTTCCCCACCAACTAATAAATAATTTTGATACGTTCGAATGGATCGGGTAGGTTGCCCGTAAGAAAGATACATGCCTTCAGGCATATTTTTTACACCTTCACACGCCATGAGGTAAGATGTTTGTGCCTCCATCTTAGCAAAAAGGAAAGATAAGTCATCATAAAAAGGGTAGTGCGACGTTTGAACAACCTTTTGTGCCTCAATTTCATAACCTAACGACGTGCACACGGTAAGGGTCCCGTCCTTTTTCTTAATATCGGTTGCCGCAGTCTGCTCATAGATCCGAATGTTTGGGTATGTTTGGATTTCTTCTAAAAGAGCCGTCGTGTATTTAACCGGATTGAACTGGGCCTGATTCTCTAATATCAATGCACATTCAATGGGGAAGGGGAGATCCAATGTCTTAACTAATCGTCCCTTTAATCCTAGTTCCTGATAAGCGGCGTATTCTTTTTCAAATAACGGAATATCGTGGGCGTTTTGAGTGTAAATCGCCGAAAACTTTCGTTCAAACTCACAATCCATGCGATGCTGTTTAATGGTTTGGGAGATAAAGTCTAACGCTTCAAGTTGAGCATTTGCATAACACTTTGCATCATAATGGCCGAATGTGTGGATCAACTCATGATAAATTAAGTCATGTTGGGCTGTCACCTTGGCCGTTGTATAAGCTGTCGTTCCGCTTGAAACACGATCTGAATCTATTAAACAAATCGTGAGAGGGGTGTCTTTTAATAAATAAGCCAACGTGATCCCGGTTATGCCGGCACCGACAATACAGATGTCAGTTTTTGTATGTTGGGAAAGGGGGGGATAGGTTGATGTCTTCTGAGATAAAGACCATAAAGACTGATGCATCGGTAAAACCTCCTAACTATTAATCATTATCCGTCTTAAGCTAACTAGACCTGCCATTCACCGTTTATAAGCCTATCTAAAAGATAATCAGGCTATCATCTGCTTCGTCTATTCATCTGGCAACCTCTGAAAAGCGAATTGAGACTTAGATAGAGATATGCCCAAAAGAACTGGATCAGACGGACATGTTTATCTAATAGTGTGAAACAAGTCTGTTAAACTATGTATGATCAGTTACTATTTTGCAAAAAAAACATAAACTGAGCGTTCATAAAAGATTTCCCTTTATAAATAACCATTTCTTGATCATCTATCCATAACTTCTCATAAACTTCATTATGTTAACTTACTAATAGTAAAACTATTAGTAAGTTAACATAATATATATTATCGGTAGTTGTGTCTGTTTAAAATTAAACAGCGTCATATCAACGTTTATGAGTTCATCAAATCCGTTAAATTCGCCTTTTTTTATAAAAACCGTGGTCAAATTGGGGTCAAAACTCAAATATTTTAAAATGATTCTGCTCTTTTTTAAAACTAGATGGAGTCATTGGAATCACGCCTCTTACTTCGGTAATTTCGTAATAAAACGTGCGTAACCTGTTGCGTTTTTTATTCCCTTGAATGTGGTTCCCTTTATTTAATAATCCCTCCTTTTATTAAGTCGTGGGGAATTCCCTTTAAAGACTCCCTCTTAAACTTGTGGCATACAAAAAGGACCTCCATTTGAGATCCCAATAATCGATGATACACTAATTCATAAAGCGGCCTTTTTCTTCCTTTTTTAATTCGCGCCCTTTGGACACTTCTGTTTTTACGATTTCCCACTCCACCTTCAACATTTTTTGGTATTCATCAAGCAGCTTGCGATAAGCAAAGTCTGATAAATCAGCTTCTGTTAAAACCGCCGTCGTCAGTTCATTCAAAAGAGTTAAAATCTTTCCATCCTGGGCCCAATTTAAATACAACTTTAAATACGCATCCAACTCCACAACTTCCTCTTTAATCTGATGAAGTTGCCCCCTCGATGCTTTCTTATCAGAACTTAACATTCGACTATTTTTATATTGCTCAATAAGCGAACAATACCTCGAAACAGCGCCCTTAATATCATGCATCCAGCGTAACTTCTCTTCCGTCATCCTCGCGCGAGATTGCGCCTCCTGATTCATTTCAAGATTACATCTGACAATAATTAAAATTCCGAATAGTGCTAAAACAATGACTGCGATTTCTTCCATAACTAACCCTCCCTACTCAATAAATTATTCACGGCCCCCCCCATTTATGAACTAATTCGTTTAAAATTATCAGTTAACATGTCATTTCTCTATCACACCCTGCATATAGTAGAAAAGTCGGCATAACTGATTTTTTCACACAAACGATGGGCACGAGTTGTCCATCTTTTTTTTTGAAGAAAATAAAGACCGTTTATTTAAATTCCGCTTCCTGATGTATGACTTAGGACTCTTTTAGGCATACTGTAAGCATATGATTGTTGCTCAAGAGGAGGCACCTAACATGAAACGCAACGGTTTACTTTTAACGATGACCTTCCTATTACTTTGTGCCTGTCACCCCTTAACCCAGGATTCAATATCCCCTACTAATCCTACGCCGCGGCCTACTCAAATCCAACAAACAATCATTCAAATCATTGAACAACAGGAGTATGATACCATCCATTGGATAAGCAAGGAAGATATTCAAAATTTTATCTCTCTCAACCCCTCATTCATTGAAGAGTGCTACTTATCGTATGGAACCGATGACTTAAAAATGAGTGATCTTTTTATTATCAAACCGATTCATGGGAAGAAAAAAGCTGTCATTGACGCATATAAGATTCATCAACAATATCGGATGAATCAAAGTCTTCTCAATCAGGATGAGGCTAACTTTAATAAAGCCCAAAATGCCCTTATTTATGAACATGATGATTATTTAATTTTCCTTCTCTTGAATCACCCACTTCAGGCTCAAAAACAACTGAATGCCGTCCTTGACTTAAAAACAACTAAAAAATGTCAATGAATTCATTGACATTTTTTAACGAATTAAAATCCCTTCTTCCTTCGCCATTAACGTGTATTTAGTTACAAATTCGGATTTAGCTTCAGTATACGCATCCCGGTCGTTAGGATATTTCTTCCATAAAGTCAATTTCAGTTGTTCATAAGCGCTAGCAATTTCGGGATGTTGATTTAAATACGCACAAAAGTATCGTTCATCGTGATCCCCCAATCGACGCAAATGAAGATGAAAGACCTTTTCTGCGAATCCTTCACTCGTGTACCCTTTGTTAAAGGAAATCCTTCCCGGCATTTTTGACATACACTGATATCCTGACGCAATCAATGTCTTTTCAACCTGCACGAGCGCCACATCATCGGCCACCTCTATTAAAAGATCAATAATGGGTTTAGCCCAAATGCCTGAAATGGCCGTGCTCCCAATATGGCTTATCCTCACCTCTTCGCTTAATGAAAGGAGTTTTTTTAAATAATGAGCTTCTTCTTCATACCAGTTAATCCAATGAGGTTGTGGCTCACTTAATTGAATGGGAAAGAGTTGCCATAACTCTTCTAAGCTCATTTCTGATAAGTCTTTTTGCATGTTATTTCGTTCCTTTCTACGTTTTTTTCTTTTTAGGTTTGGGCAGAGGAATATCCGGATACATCACCTCTAATAATCCCGCCACAAAGGATCGAGAATCAAGATGAGGAACGAGAAGCATCGGTTTTGCTCCAGCATAAGGAATCGTATATTCTGGTGTTTGAACATAATTAATGGCTGAGAGGATGGGTTTTACTAAAAATTGATTATTATAAATACCACCGACTAACTTTTGACGATAATAAATGAGATACTCTCCCATCATCGCTCGACAGCGAATGTCTTCTAACTCAGATAATTGTTCTAACACATACTGAACATAAGATGGACTTGATGACATAATTAAAGACCTCCCTACTCGATGGACTAAAGCAACGATTCATTCAAGATATAAAAATGAAAAGTTGACCTCTATTTAATATAGAAAAACTGTTTATTTTTATACAAACAGCGTCCATGCCGTATAGTTTTGTGCCCGCCGGTTATGCTAGTTAATGAAAATTAAGCAGGATAGGTGATAAAAATGGAAAATAACAAGGCAATTCTTAAAGAGTTAAATAAATTTTTAAAAGGAATTAAAATGGGGACCGAGACATTTAAAAAATATGAAGAAAAGGCTCAGGATGGAAAACTAAAACACCAGTTAAGTCATATCCTTTCGATTTTTCATTCACACGATCAAAAAATTTCTACCGCCGTTTTAGAATTGGGCGGAAAAGTCCACGACTCGTTAGGCATTGAAGGTGAAATGGCCCTGATGTTTGAAAAATTAAAAGAGGTCTTTGTAGATACTGATAAAGAAATCCTTGAACATGCCGTTAAAGCGATCGATATGGGAAGTAAAAATAGTGAGAAGTCATTAAAAGCGTTAAAAGAATTAACGCCTCCAACTCAGGTGACTGAAGGAATGACCGAAATTGTAAATGATTACAAAACAACACTAAAAACACTCGAACACTTTAAATTTTAACACCATGAAAAAAAGCAGAGGACATCACTCCCGCTGCTTTTTTCGTTTAATTCCTTACGACGTAAATTCTAATAGTTTCAAAATATGTTGGGCGATATTCCGCTCCACCCCAATCGAAGGATAGGAATGAATATGGATAGCCGGATTGAAGTTCAGTTCAATAATCGCATAAGGGGATTCCTCATCGCCCTCACGTTCAATCATCATATCGACCCCACAAATTTTCGCACCGACCACTTGGGCGGCCGCAACAGCAATTTCTTTAAATCGTTGAGGCATGACATCTGTAAAATCGATACTATCTCCACCCGTACTAATGTTAGAATTTTTCCGCAAATAAACAGTCTCACCTTCTGCCGGAATATCCTGAACCGTTCGATGACTTTGACTTAGGAAAAGCTCAACTTGTTCATCTAATTTAATTTTTTCAAGTGGCGTTTTATACCCTTGTCCGCGTAAAGGATTCTCATTCTTTTTCGCCACCAATTCAGCAATGGTATGAATTCCATCTCCGATAACATTGGCTGGGACACGGTGTAGGACACCTACCACTTGATCATCAATCACAAGAAAACGATATTCTTTACCAGGAATAAATTCTTCAACCAGAACCGTCTGATCATGAGAAAACGCTAACTGTAATGCCTTTTTAAGAGCTTCCTCTGTAGCCCCCGTTTGAAAAATGCTAATTCCAAGTCCGAAGTTCGTCGATTTCGGTTTAATCACAAGTGGATGCCCGCTAAACGTTCCAATCGATTGATAGGCATCTTGCAAGTGATGAAACTCACTTCCTTTGGGAACGCGAATCGCCCCTTGTTCCAAAATTTTTTTTGTGACTAATTTATTTTCCATCATTAAGACAGAGACATAATTATCCTTTGATGTCTTAGTCGCCTGTTTCACATATTCCATTCGCTCTCCCTGTCCAAGAGAAATAAAATTTTCAGAGGCATCTAAAACATCCACGCAAATTCCTTGCTTGATTGCTTCCTTCATTAAAATTTGTGTCGATAACTCAAGATCTTCATACCCTAACAATCGAAATCGGCCATCGTTCGCCTGTTGCTTATACTCCCGCGCTAACGAAAGTGGTGCTTCGACCCCGCCCATTTGTTGTTTGCGTTTACGCATGGAATAGGCCCACGTAAAGGGATAACTTAACGCGCGTTGTTTGATAAGTAAGAATTCGTTTTCCCCTTGGAGTGAGAGTTTTTTGTTTAACTGCTCCATTTCATTGAAGATGGCTAACGTCCACTCCCGTTGACTAATCGTATGCCCTTGGCGTTTTAATGGCGTATTGTAATCGAGTCGTTTAGACACCCGCTCTTGATTTTGTTCTCCTTCTTCCCCCCATGATTCATCGATTTCCTGAGTTAAAAGGTAAATCATAAATAGATGAAGGAAACGAAGATCCCCTTGTGAAATCCCACACGGATCAAAAGGATTTGCTTGTAACTGCTTAATCGTTAAAGATGGCCCTTCCCCTTGAGCGATTTCAATCGTTGAACGAAAGAGAGCCGTCAAAAACCAGCGATAATACCTGGCGCGCTGAGTCATCTGCTGATAAAAACCGTGTTCCTCTAATGACCCCTTCATCAAATGATGTAACGGTTTCGCATAAGAATAATGATACGAAAGTATGCCCTCTTCTCCTTGTTGCAACGTAAGTGGCTGCCAGAAGTATCTATGATGAGGTAACTCTAATAATAATAAATGATGCAAATTAAGTAAAAACGCGTAGCTTGCCTGTGTCCCTAAAAGGGCAGGTGTTTGGAGGATGATTCCCCCATCCTTTGGATCCATTTTAAAATAAGGATGCTTGGTGTGAAGAAATGAGCAGGTTGCCTCAACAGGTTCCCCGTTTTCATTCACAACATATCCCTTTCGCGTCAATTGAATGATCGGTGTCATGTCGATGGTCGGATTGATCATCTGAAGTCGTATCTTTTCCACTTAACAATCGCCTCCTTACGATTCGTCGGTATAAATAATAGGACATACATCCCTTTAATAGACTTGATATTGCAATTGATAACCAAATGCCAGTGACTCCAAAGGGTTTCATGAGTAACAGGGCAAGTGGAATTCGAAGACAGGTAAATATAATGCTGATCAGTGCAGGAATGTTCGGACGCTTAATTCCTGTAAAGAAACCGTTTAATACCATTTCAATGGCACTGAAAAGTTGTGAACAAGCAATGACTTGTAGATAGTGACACGTCATCCTAATGGGGTGTTCCTCTTGAATAAAAAGTAACGTCAAGGGGCGCGGAATCAGGATAAACAGTAGCGATGCCACAGCGGCATACCCTACGGCAAGCCCTAATGCATAGTTAACTCCAATTCGGATACGGTCGTTTTGTTTTGCCCCGTGATTTTGTCCAACAAAGCTTGCAATCGCACCATTAATACCTCCAATAACCATAAACACAATGGATTCTAGTTGGAGACCAATTTTTTGCGCAGCAATCGCCTCTTGTCCGAATATCGCGATGCATTTGGCAAGCACAATATTAACAAATGTAAATAATATGCGCTGTAATGCCATCGGAAACCCAAGTCTTACGATGTCCCATGCCGCTTTTCGCTCAAACCCAATCGAGGGTTGAAAGCGAAATAGCGGACGGAAACGGCTATAAAAAAGAAGCGTCATGACTCCATTAGCTATTAGCGAGGCCCACGCGGCACCGCTCACCCCTTGCCCACATCCGTAAATTAAAATCGGATCTAACGTGAGATTTAATAAGATTCCAATTAAGTTAATTTTCAAAACTTCTTGATTATTTCCATGAGCATTGAGTAGACGGGCGTATAATAAATTAAAGAAGTTAAAAAAGAGCATCGGGGCACTAATTAAGAGATAATGAGTCGCCCCTTGCGAAACGCCCGCATGGTTTAAATCTAAAAACCCAATCAGTCGCTTGGCACTGAGTGTAAGGAAAAGCGCATAAAGCGCCCCCACTATTAAGTTAATGAGCGTTCCAGCGTTTATATAACTTTTAATTTTTATTTTATTCTTTTCTCCGATAGCATGAGCCACGCTAATCCCCGTTCCAATCACGACAAAGGATTGAATCGCATAGCCAAGACCAATGAAAAAGGTTGATGATCCTACACTTGCAACGGCCTCACTTCCAAGGCGCCCCACCCATAGCATATCTACTAATTGATAGGTAAACTGTAGAAGTGAGCTCCCGATAATGGGAAGAGCTAGCGTCAATAGGAGGGTAGAAACCCTCCCTTGTGTCATGTCTATTTTTTTCATGCTACTCCTCCTTTTTTTGCTGACTAGCTCGGTGAGGAGCCTGCGTTTTTTGGTAACATTTTTGTCCCCCTGACAGGTTATAAACGCATTTGAATCCATGATTAATTAAAATATTTTGGGCGGCATTTCCAGTCACACCTTTATTACAATACGTCACGACAGGTTGTTGTGGATTCAGTGTCTTTAACTGATCACGAAGCTCACTTTGAGCGAGGTGGCGCGCCTGAGGAAGATGATTTTTTTCATATTGCGCTCGAACTCGCGTATCAATGACCTGAATTTCTTCCCCCTGTTGCAATCGTTGATGAAGTTCCGTCGGAGTCATCAGAGGACGACCGTGATTTAGAGCATTGTCTAGTGCCATTCCAACGTAATGGACAGGATCTTTTGTTGTTGCAACTTGCGGAGCATAAGCTAAATCCAGGTGGAAGAGTTCGTCGACTGTCGCTCCATAGGTGATCAATGTAGCAAAGACATCAATACGTTTATCCACCCCATCGTATCCAATCGCCTGAACACCGAGCAATTTTTGCGTTTTTTTATCGGCAATCGCTTTAATCATTAGCTCCTTTCCTTTAAAATAAAGAGCTTTATCCGGCTTAATGGTATGGCAGATTTCAAGGTCAAACCCGGCCTGTCTCGCCTCGTCTTCTGAAAGTCCCGTTCGTGCAACTGTTAAATCAAACACGCTCACAAGGCTCGTGCCAAGACTTCCCTGATAACTCAGCGTTCCCCCAGTCACAACATCTCCCGCGATTCTTCCCGTCTTGTTCGCTGTTGACCCGAGCGGATGGTACATCGGTTGTTGCGTTAATCGCGAAAACGTTTCAATGCAATCACCGCAGGCGTAAATAGCTTCCTGACTCGTTTTCATCGTTGAATCGACTTTAATGGCCCCAGTTGTTCCCAGTTCAATGCCTGCTTTTTTTGCTAAGGTCACATTCGGACGAACCCCCGTGGCCAAAAGAACAAGGTCGGCTGATAAAGAGGTACCATCTTGCAACACCACGTGATCTTGTAAAATTTCTTGAATCGTTGTTTGTTTTAAAAGATTCACGCCCTTTTCCAAAAGTAAATGTTCAAAATAATGCGCCATATCCGGATCAAGTCCGATCGACAACTGTTGATTTTTTTCAACCAATGTGACAGAGAGCCCCGCTGAAATAAGTCCTTCTAACATTTCTAACCCGATAAACCCACTCCCTACAATGACAGCCGTTTTAGGATGATAGGACATTAAGTGTTGTTTAATCGTTAAAGCATCCTGTGCGCTTTTTAACGCATAGACATGCGATTGCTCCATTCCTTTAATAAGTGGAAAAGACGGCGTCGCTCCTGTCGCTAAAATAAGTGCGTCATAACGATCCGTAAACTGACGATTTGTTTTTAAGTCTTTGACCTGAATTTCTTTTTTTTCAGGGTCAATTGCAAGAACTTCATGAGCTGTTTTAATTTCTACAGCATAGCGTTCCTTGAAAAAGGTGACATCCCGTGGTGTTAAGGTTTGAAAAGAATCAATATTTCCTCCTATATAATAAGGAAGACCACAACTCGAATAGGAGATAAGCTCTCCTTTTTCATAAACGCTAATCTCAGC
This window encodes:
- a CDS encoding HutP family protein, translated to MKSFSSLDVAKAAVRVSMTSSRQEEEQLIKDLNRQGIQVTAVDIGGNLIQSIPKIIERAIIAARKTHVTKESCVLDGAVAGAARDAIMQVSMKATGLNAGGKISIARCGEHLTVCVFLSIGLLHLDDVVIGLAHRSVPATL
- a CDS encoding GrpB family protein, whose translation is MQKDLSEMSLEELWQLFPIQLSEPQPHWINWYEEEAHYLKKLLSLSEEVRISHIGSTAISGIWAKPIIDLLIEVADDVALVQVEKTLIASGYQCMSKMPGRISFNKGYTSEGFAEKVFHLHLRRLGDHDERYFCAYLNQHPEIASAYEQLKLTLWKKYPNDRDAYTEAKSEFVTKYTLMAKEEGILIR
- a CDS encoding PA2169 family four-helix-bundle protein, giving the protein MENNKAILKELNKFLKGIKMGTETFKKYEEKAQDGKLKHQLSHILSIFHSHDQKISTAVLELGGKVHDSLGIEGEMALMFEKLKEVFVDTDKEILEHAVKAIDMGSKNSEKSLKALKELTPPTQVTEGMTEIVNDYKTTLKTLEHFKF
- the gshAB gene encoding bifunctional glutamate--cysteine ligase GshA/glutathione synthetase GshB is translated as MEKIRLQMINPTIDMTPIIQLTRKGYVVNENGEPVEATCSFLHTKHPYFKMDPKDGGIILQTPALLGTQASYAFLLNLHHLLLLELPHHRYFWQPLTLQQGEEGILSYHYSYAKPLHHLMKGSLEEHGFYQQMTQRARYYRWFLTALFRSTIEIAQGEGPSLTIKQLQANPFDPCGISQGDLRFLHLFMIYLLTQEIDESWGEEGEQNQERVSKRLDYNTPLKRQGHTISQREWTLAIFNEMEQLNKKLSLQGENEFLLIKQRALSYPFTWAYSMRKRKQQMGGVEAPLSLAREYKQQANDGRFRLLGYEDLELSTQILMKEAIKQGICVDVLDASENFISLGQGERMEYVKQATKTSKDNYVSVLMMENKLVTKKILEQGAIRVPKGSEFHHLQDAYQSIGTFSGHPLVIKPKSTNFGLGISIFQTGATEEALKKALQLAFSHDQTVLVEEFIPGKEYRFLVIDDQVVGVLHRVPANVIGDGIHTIAELVAKKNENPLRGQGYKTPLEKIKLDEQVELFLSQSHRTVQDIPAEGETVYLRKNSNISTGGDSIDFTDVMPQRFKEIAVAAAQVVGAKICGVDMMIEREGDEESPYAIIELNFNPAIHIHSYPSIGVERNIAQHILKLLEFTS
- a CDS encoding DUF4358 domain-containing protein, which encodes MKRNGLLLTMTFLLLCACHPLTQDSISPTNPTPRPTQIQQTIIQIIEQQEYDTIHWISKEDIQNFISLNPSFIEECYLSYGTDDLKMSDLFIIKPIHGKKKAVIDAYKIHQQYRMNQSLLNQDEANFNKAQNALIYEHDDYLIFLLLNHPLQAQKQLNAVLDLKTTKKCQ
- a CDS encoding FAD-dependent oxidoreductase: MHQSLWSLSQKTSTYPPLSQHTKTDICIVGAGITGITLAYLLKDTPLTICLIDSDRVSSGTTAYTTAKVTAQHDLIYHELIHTFGHYDAKCYANAQLEALDFISQTIKQHRMDCEFERKFSAIYTQNAHDIPLFEKEYAAYQELGLKGRLVKTLDLPFPIECALILENQAQFNPVKYTTALLEEIQTYPNIRIYEQTAATDIKKKDGTLTVCTSLGYEIEAQKVVQTSHYPFYDDLSFLFAKMEAQTSYLMACEGVKNMPEGMYLSYGQPTRSIRTYQNYLLVGGEDHRTGTEKETKTRYEALTRFATQHFAPSNISYRWSTEDYDTVDRLPYIGQMKQGDQIFVATGFKKWGMTTSTVAALLLKDLILGQESPYASLFNPNRQHIALQIKNLIRYNAQTAWELVKGKLRAEEDLSQLTPGEAVVLKLDEGKYGVYMDEQGETWMVDLTCPHLGCELSFNRAERTWDCPCHGSRLDVTGAVVSGPAHSALKSTTNRIDPNLF
- a CDS encoding MATE family efflux transporter produces the protein MKKIDMTQGRVSTLLLTLALPIIGSSLLQFTYQLVDMLWVGRLGSEAVASVGSSTFFIGLGYAIQSFVVIGTGISVAHAIGEKNKIKIKSYINAGTLINLIVGALYALFLTLSAKRLIGFLDLNHAGVSQGATHYLLISAPMLFFNFFNLLYARLLNAHGNNQEVLKINLIGILLNLTLDPILIYGCGQGVSGAAWASLIANGVMTLLFYSRFRPLFRFQPSIGFERKAAWDIVRLGFPMALQRILFTFVNIVLAKCIAIFGQEAIAAQKIGLQLESIVFMVIGGINGAIASFVGQNHGAKQNDRIRIGVNYALGLAVGYAAVASLLFILIPRPLTLLFIQEEHPIRMTCHYLQVIACSQLFSAIEMVLNGFFTGIKRPNIPALISIIFTCLRIPLALLLMKPFGVTGIWLSIAISSLLKGCMSYYLYRRIVRRRLLSGKDTTSDDQSDHRHDTDHSIDAKGICCE
- a CDS encoding TfoX/Sxy family protein, with the translated sequence MSSSPSYVQYVLEQLSELEDIRCRAMMGEYLIYYRQKLVGGIYNNQFLVKPILSAINYVQTPEYTIPYAGAKPMLLVPHLDSRSFVAGLLEVMYPDIPLPKPKKKKT
- a CDS encoding FAD-dependent oxidoreductase; protein product: MKIIVIGAVAAGTSALAKARRNNEQAEISVYEKGELISYSSCGLPYYIGGNIDSFQTLTPRDVTFFKERYAVEIKTAHEVLAIDPEKKEIQVKDLKTNRQFTDRYDALILATGATPSFPLIKGMEQSHVYALKSAQDALTIKQHLMSYHPKTAVIVGSGFIGLEMLEGLISAGLSVTLVEKNQQLSIGLDPDMAHYFEHLLLEKGVNLLKQTTIQEILQDHVVLQDGTSLSADLVLLATGVRPNVTLAKKAGIELGTTGAIKVDSTMKTSQEAIYACGDCIETFSRLTQQPMYHPLGSTANKTGRIAGDVVTGGTLSYQGSLGTSLVSVFDLTVARTGLSEDEARQAGFDLEICHTIKPDKALYFKGKELMIKAIADKKTQKLLGVQAIGYDGVDKRIDVFATLITYGATVDELFHLDLAYAPQVATTKDPVHYVGMALDNALNHGRPLMTPTELHQRLQQGEEIQVIDTRVRAQYEKNHLPQARHLAQSELRDQLKTLNPQQPVVTYCNKGVTGNAAQNILINHGFKCVYNLSGGQKCYQKTQAPHRASQQKKEE